The Callospermophilus lateralis isolate mCalLat2 chromosome 3, mCalLat2.hap1, whole genome shotgun sequence genome has a segment encoding these proteins:
- the Prnd gene encoding prion-like protein doppel yields the protein MKKHLGTWGLAIVCVLLFNHLSAIKARGIKHRIKWNRKSVPSTVQITEAQVAQNPPGAFIKQGRKLHIDFGAEGNKYYEANYWQFPDGIYYDGCSEANVTKEVFIAKCINATQAANQAEFSREKQDNKLHQRVLWRLIKELCSVKHCDFWLEGGAGFHLSVDQPVMLCLLVFVWLIVK from the coding sequence ATGAAGAAGCACCTGGGCACATGGGGGTTGGCTATTGTCTGTGTCCTGCTCTTCAACCATCTCTCCGCCATCAAGGCGAGGGGCATCAAGCACAGAATCAAGTGGAACCGGAAGTCTGTGCCCAGCACCGTCCAGATCACAGAAGCCCAGGTAGCCCAGAACCCCCCGGGAGCCTTCATCAAGCAAGGCCGAAAGCTCCACATCGACTTCGGAGCTGAGGGCAACAAGTACTACGAGGCCAACTACTGGCAGTTCCCCGACGGGATCTACTACGACGGCTGCTCCGAAGCCAACGTGACCAAGGAGGTGTTCATCGCCAAGTGCATCAATGCTACCCAGGCAGCAAACCAGGCCGAGTTTTCCCGGGAGAAACAGGACAATAAGCTTCACCAGCGGGTCCTGTGGCGGCTGATCAAAGAGCTCTGCTCAGTCAAGCACTGCGACTTCTGGTTGGAAGGGGGAGCCGGATTCCATCTTTCCGTGGACCAGCCAGTGATGCTCTGCCTGCTGGTCTTCGTTTGGCTCATCGTGAAATAA